The genomic stretch TATGCCCCCCTGTCCGCATCTCTCATCCCTGCCATGGAGATCCCTTGAGAGCAATGAGAGGATTGGCATGGCTGATCCTTTCCCTTGTCCTCACAGGGCACAAGCAGCTCACAGGCTGTGagccctgcagccatgcagaCCCTCGGAAATGCTGCACCCCAGCTTTGCCTCCAAACCCTTTGACAGCAGCAGTGGCTCCATGTCAGGAGAAAATGCACAAGCTCTGAGCAAGGCACAGAAAGAACAGCCTCACCGAAcgactcagtttccccaccttCCCGTCCAAGCCAACATGCACAGCAGTGATTCACGAATCCGCTTGTTCTTCGCTCCATAAATGACGGGATTTAGCATGGGGGGAACTACTACGTAGAGATTGGCCAGCAGTATGTGGATGTGGCGGGGGATGCTGTGGCCACCAAAACGGTGCGTGAGAACGGAGAAGAAGGCCGGCGTGTAGAAGAGAAAGatgctgcagaggtgggagccgCAGGTGCCCATAGCCTTGAGACGGGCGCCTGTGGAGGGGAGCTGGAAGACAGCCCTCAGAATCAGTCCATAAGACACAAAAATGAACACTACATCTATCCCCACTGACAGCAGGGTAATCGTTAAACAGTAGACAGCATCGACCTTTATACTTGTGCAGGCCAGTCTGGCTACACCCATGTGCTCGCAGTAAGAGTGAGGGATAACGTGGTTTCTGCAGTAAGACAGCCTTTGAAGCAGAAACACTAACGGGAGGACGATGCAGAGGCTTCTGACAACAGCCGCCACCTCTATTCTCCATATGATGGAGGGGGTCAATAAAGTCACGTAGCGCAGGGggttgcagatggcaacatagcgatcaaAGGCCATGGCCACCAGAATTGCTGACTCTGCAACAAAAATAAAGTGAACGAGAAACACCTGAGCAAGGCATGCACCAAAAGAAATGCCCCTCGCTCGGAACCAGAAAATAGCTAACATCCTGGGCACTGTAGAGGTAGATAAGAGCAAGTCTGCTACTGTtagtgcagaaaggaaaaggtaCATAGGCTTGTGCAGGCTTTGTTCTCGGAAGATGATAAAGAGCAAGACTAAGTTGCCGAG from Dromaius novaehollandiae isolate bDroNov1 chromosome 1, bDroNov1.hap1, whole genome shotgun sequence encodes the following:
- the LOC135327915 gene encoding olfactory receptor 52Z1P-like, whose translation is MAAVNHTDSRPGTFLLVGIPGLERFHLWISVPFFSMYTFALLGNLVLLFIIFREQSLHKPMYLFLSALTVADLLLSTSTVPRMLAIFWFRARGISFGACLAQVFLVHFIFVAESAILVAMAFDRYVAICNPLRYVTLLTPSIIWRIEVAAVVRSLCIVLPLVFLLQRLSYCRNHVIPHSYCEHMGVARLACTSIKVDAVYCLTITLLSVGIDVVFIFVSYGLILRAVFQLPSTGARLKAMGTCGSHLCSIFLFYTPAFFSVLTHRFGGHSIPRHIHILLANLYVVVPPMLNPVIYGAKNKRIRESLLCMLAWTGRWGN